The nucleotide window GTGTAGCCGAACACTTTCGTGGCATTGGGTGTCGCTAAGAACATTGATGTCTCATACCCTGAATCAAAAAAAACTTCAGCCATCGTCTTGAATTGTTCGGGTAATTTGTCGCCATCTCCGATCACGCCGTGAATCAAAGGAAAAAGGCCCACGAGCAGGCTTCCTGTAGACGCAAGTGTATAGGGCGCCGGAGCAAAGGCTCTTTCCCATACGATCCCTGAATCAGCAAGCGAGTCCATCACAGGACTGGTATTTTTAGGATAACCGTAACATCCAAGATGGGAAGGATTCAATGCGTCAAAAACAAAAATCATCACGCTATCCTGTCCATGTCTAACCCGAAACGATTCCAGTTCGGCTGTTGGAGACACAGGTGATTGAATCTGCTCGATCTCGATCTCCGGATTCATCCTGAAGAATTCTTTTTTGATATTTCCGCTCGTGAAGAATGTGATCCGCGCAATCCGATCCTTAAATTCTGACAGGTCGATTTCAGGGTCTTTTACAGTAAACTCGCGCTTCAAAAAAGATGGATAATCGGATTCTACTGTCACTCGATTGTCCGAAGGAAGCGGCGAACTTCCTTCGGCATGCGTTGTGAGCTTTAGCCGGGGACTATTCCGGAGACCAACAGAGAATGCGATGCTTCCTTCATCGTTTCTTATTTCCGCATAAGCAAGATCCTGAGTCAGGCGATAAGCGTTTTTCCGGCTGTCTGAAGCAGGTGTGGAGCAGGAGATAACCAGCGCAGTCAACGAAACGCAGATCATGAATTGCGAAGCTCGCTTTGCCACAACTAGTGTCCTGTAACACATGGTTCTAAAGTGATTCTCCCCCTTATAAAGGGGGGAGTTAGAGGGGGTTGTCTCTCTTCTCTCGATATGAAAAACAACCCCCTCCCAACCTCCGCCTTAATTAAGGGGGAGGAGTCAGTAAACATTCATGTGTTACACGGTACTAGTTAGAGTGTTTCTTTTCACCTGTGCACTAAGAACATGTCTGCCATCCCATTTTGCGAAAGAAGGAGACATAGCGTTGAAGAATGGAGATTGTGTCCCAGTGCTCCTCAAAATATTCTCTGGGCCTGTAGGAGTCCAGATTCTGAAGGACGTGTCTCATGACATCGCCAAAATTTTCTTCATCTGCAAATTCTCCGGTCACGCCAGGGACAACCAGATGCTTTCCACCGCGAATGTTTTCGTTGACAACAATTGGAAGACCAGCCGCAACACACTCCCACATGGCGGCAGGATTCGAAGTGTTGTCGCCCGGATAAACGGCGATTCTGGAAGTTCTCAGCAAATCTACAATGTCAACAGCATCGAATGGAGTCGTAGTAATGTTTGTGTCGCTTAAATCCAGCAATGATCCATCCACTGGATGGAAATGGCCTGTGAGACTTGATCCCCGGGCGGCACGGATGATCAAATCGTGTCTCTTGCTTTTGAACAATCCTGCGAGGTAGATAAAGTCTCTTTTCCTTTCGCACTTCATAGGAAAGATTTTCCTGGTGTTTACGACCGGAATGTAGAGCACCGAGAAATCATCCAGTTCATCCTCAGAATCTACCAAAAAGCATTCCGCATTCACTTTGCCTTCACGGCGATCGTTTGCGCACAGGACCGGGACATGAACACGAAAGCACTTTCCTTCCAGATAGGGAAGGATTGTTTGTCCATAACGGCCGTGATTAATCAGAAAGTCAGGGTAACCAAACCGTTCGAGGTATGCCAGAACGTCGGCCTGATTGTAAAACAACACCCTGAGAATTCCATTTGAGTGATATGAGGTGGATCTTGTCTCTGAATAGTCCCAGAATTCCACCTCGTCCGCGATTCCTTCATCCATCATGTAAACGCCCAGAGAGTAAAGATGGAATCCCCAATCCACAGCTTGGTCAAAAAGCGAGACCCTCCTCCGCTTTGGCGGCATCTGATGCTCCGCCCAATAAGATCTGAAATCGAGTGTTTTCTCTACCGGTTTGGAGAAATTCGAAATGACAACTTTCAATGGTCGAGATTTTTCTGCATCATAAACCAGGAAGCGCCTTTAATGCAATTCTGGCAACACCCCCGGGCGGTTCTGTGAACCTCTTTATGTTTTTTCAATATCATGCATATACTTTTCGAACAACAGAGTAACCGGTTCTTATAACATTTTTTATGAAAGATTTCATTAGAAACCTGGTTTTGAAAACAAATGACGTTTGGCCCTTCTCGTCAATGAACCGTTTCCCGTATTACGCGGGTGTTCGCGCTTTCTTGCATATCTGCAAAGAATTCCCCAAGATCCAACGTGTTTACTTACGCCATGGACTCGTGGAGAGCGATTGGGTACCCGGCATCAGTGACATTGATCTGACAGTGCTGTTTGAGCCCGGAAATACAGCCGAAGAGGAATTTGCTTTCGCCGTTTCGTTCTGGCGGCGGGTTGAACGTCTTAAACGATTTTTCCCAATGCTTGGTGAAATTGATTTGCTTGATTCGAAACAGATCTCCTCCTGGACGAGATTCACAATCCGTGGCAAAGAATCAAAGTCCTGGAGACTCCTTTACGCTATGGGTGATCTACAAGTTAACAGGAAGGCCACCCCAGAAGATAACTTTGTGGATTCCTTCAACCATGCACTTCTCCAGTATTTCAATTTTTTTCAAAGGCGGTTTTTCACGCATCAGATGAATCCGATTGTTGTCGCGGGATTGCAGCGAATTTCCAAAAAAGTCATACGCTACGCAAATGCTGATGGTTTCGAAAAGAAGGAAAATCCATACGAGATATTGAGTGCTTTAATCGCAAGCCTGAATCAGCGGTTGGAATCAATGGTTGTGCCTCCCGGCGCTCCTATTCAGGCTGAGGTTGCTCCACCCAGGAGAATTTCGAGTCAAAACGCATATTCGCTGGACACGGCATTAAAGCCCTTTCATTCGCTCATTCAATCTGTTTATCTCGGTGAGTATAGAAAAATAGTTGTACTGTCAGTTCCGCAAAATCCAGGCGAATTGGACGACTGCATTAGAGTATTGAAGCGACAACTGGGGCAAACCAGCAGCTCCATTCACCTCGTCAGCTTCAAGATGTTCGATTACATGCTCCGATTCTTCGATCCGTTCTACTACACTCATTTGATGCAAAATCGAGCGCTGGCTTTTGGCACTGATGTTTTCGAACAGATTACAGCTCCCTCGATGGGAGCGTTCGTTCGATGTCTACTGGATCAAACGGTAACCATTCTTCCGTTTCCTACCAGCCGTGCTTTCATTACCTGCCTTGACCCGGGCTGGTACAAACAACTCGAAGTAGATTCATGGGTGGAACGTTGTTTACGATTGAAGCTTTTTCTGGAGCATGGCTCGATCCCGACGTTACATTCAGATTCGGTACGAGAATCTCAACATTACTACCAGGGTTACTTCAGTGAGTACCAGAAGCTGGCTGAATCTTTTTCGAAACCTTCCTTGTTTCGTCTTTTCAGAAAATTGACGCTCGAACTCCATTCTGATCTTGAACAATATGCTCCTGATCAACCTTCAAATAGGACAACCCCCTCTTCGTCTCCCCCTTTATAAGGGGGGAAATACAGCAACACAACTTTGGGACATTACCCCATCATTCACAAAATTGACGCTCGAAGTCCATTGTGATCTGATGCTTGTTTAAGTATGGAATTGACCCGAAAGACATTTTGGAGTCCATGTCTTGCGATTGCCGTACCGTTTATCATCTATGTTTTTCATGCGTTGCTTTTCAGAAATTGGATTGTCGATGATGCAGCTATTTCATTTGTTTACGCTCGCAATCTGGCATATGGCCACGGATTGGTATCTCAGCCCGCAGTGCCGCCAGTGGAAGGTTATTCCAATTTCGCCTGGGTTCTTTTGTTAACCCCCTTTTTTCAGGCACACGTTTTCCACCCAATTTTGACACCTAAGATCGTTAGCGCAATTCTTGTCTTCGTTTGCTTTTTCATTGTTCATAAAACTGTCAAATTGATTACAAAGCATCCCAATTTGGGTACCGGGTTCATCCTGGCTCTCCTCAGCATCAATACGTCGTTTGTGGTATGGACGACATCCGGTTTGGAAAACGCTCTCTTTGCCTTTCTTACCGCCCTCCTCTTATGGAAGACAATACAATTTAGCTTGAATCCTGACTACTCGCGAAGAGTACCGGTCATCATTGCGGTAATAGCTCTTCTTTGTGCTCTAACCCGGCCTGATGGAGTACTCTTCTTTGCCTTGTTCCCGGCTTTTTTACTGGCAGATGTGTTGGTATATAAGCGGCCACTGGCTACCGCCATGCGCTCTGGCCTGATCTATGCCGGAATATATACGATATTATTCGCTATTTTTATTCTTTTCCGGTTTTTTTACTTCGGTGAGATTTTCCCAAACACGTTCTTTGCAAAGTCGACAACTTATCACAAGAATTTAATCTCTTTACTGCTCATCGGGCCGGCAGCATATACGAAGCTCTATAAACTTTTTAGTAGCATTTTTGCTGGTGCCGGTCTATTCATGATCTCGATAATCGGAATCAGTGTCTATATGGCTGTTTTAAAATTGTTTACCAGGCAGCATTTTATTCTTCTGCTCATGCTACTCGTTGTATCTTGCAGCTATATGCTTCTTCCGGTTGATTGGATGCCCGAATACAGGCTTGCCACTGCATTTTTTGCGCCTTTTTACATCTATCTTTTTGCTCTGGGTGAGACTGTTAAAGAAGTACCACGCTGGAAAAATCCAGCGAAAACGTTATTTGCTATCTGCATTGCCCTGGTGTTCGTAGGCGCGAGCGCGGTCAGATTTGCCAACCACACCCTGCAGTTCAAAAAGAGGCCTACTTATCCGCTATTGAGCAATGTGAAAAACCATAGACCGTTTGAGAAATACGCCGCTGCATTGGGCCTTAAGGAAGCTTCGCTTCTCACTCC belongs to bacterium and includes:
- a CDS encoding sulfatase-like hydrolase/transferase, producing the protein MCYRTLVVAKRASQFMICVSLTALVISCSTPASDSRKNAYRLTQDLAYAEIRNDEGSIAFSVGLRNSPRLKLTTHAEGSSPLPSDNRVTVESDYPSFLKREFTVKDPEIDLSEFKDRIARITFFTSGNIKKEFFRMNPEIEIEQIQSPVSPTAELESFRVRHGQDSVMIFVFDALNPSHLGCYGYPKNTSPVMDSLADSGIVWERAFAPAPYTLASTGSLLVGLFPLIHGVIGDGDKLPEQFKTMAEVFFDSGYETSMFLATPNATKVFGYT